One Candidatus Omnitrophota bacterium genomic region harbors:
- a CDS encoding SGNH/GDSL hydrolase family protein, with product MPSLTYAAFKKWGKAIFFAFLLGCTMLGLLVCLFAAAEGAAYWLDRRSPALNAPEEHQDKRELAPYLLLQAEPNTAMKLSCPQPDGTSAPGEARINQYRFRYGDLTKKKPENTLRIFLLGGSVVFNGSSNETTISGYLEDLLKKKFQGKGMNAQAVNAGMTAYISTQELILLVTQIVDFDPDIVIVLDGYNDCLIPFSGQDERLGYPYGFKTMEAAWYQTTAILKGMREFSLPSHLLYGSHFLRRINPNWSYSQALTARRMSRPSDETVERASAASAAGLLAENWNKMKIVLKGKGIKGLFALQPLPKEGGVFTEFYDRVEAEIKEKPLDDPDCSFINLRPFLRDRLDLFYDEIHTYAEGNALYAERLLDVLEEKNWIPRENE from the coding sequence ATGCCGTCATTGACATACGCCGCATTTAAAAAATGGGGAAAAGCGATATTCTTTGCATTTCTTTTGGGATGCACGATGTTGGGACTATTGGTTTGCCTCTTCGCCGCCGCCGAAGGCGCCGCCTATTGGCTGGATCGCCGCTCCCCCGCTTTAAACGCGCCCGAAGAGCATCAGGACAAGCGGGAATTAGCGCCTTACCTGCTGTTGCAAGCCGAACCGAATACGGCGATGAAACTCTCCTGCCCCCAGCCGGATGGAACCTCTGCGCCGGGAGAAGCGCGGATCAACCAATATCGCTTTCGTTACGGCGATCTCACAAAAAAGAAACCGGAAAATACGCTGCGAATTTTTTTGCTCGGCGGCTCGGTCGTCTTTAACGGCTCCTCCAACGAAACCACGATTTCGGGATACTTGGAGGATTTGCTCAAAAAGAAATTTCAAGGCAAGGGGATGAACGCGCAAGCCGTCAACGCAGGCATGACGGCGTACATCAGCACTCAAGAACTGATTCTATTAGTAACGCAAATCGTCGACTTCGACCCCGATATCGTCATCGTTTTGGATGGATACAACGATTGCCTGATTCCATTTTCCGGCCAGGACGAACGGCTGGGATACCCCTACGGCTTCAAAACGATGGAAGCGGCCTGGTATCAGACGACGGCGATTCTCAAGGGAATGCGCGAGTTTTCCTTGCCGTCGCATCTGCTCTACGGTTCGCATTTCCTGCGGCGCATCAATCCCAATTGGTCCTACAGCCAAGCCCTGACGGCGCGGAGAATGTCCCGCCCTTCCGATGAAACCGTAGAACGCGCCAGCGCCGCTTCCGCCGCCGGATTGCTGGCGGAAAATTGGAACAAAATGAAAATCGTCCTGAAAGGCAAGGGAATCAAAGGGCTATTCGCCTTGCAGCCGCTGCCGAAAGAAGGAGGCGTCTTTACCGAATTTTACGATCGGGTCGAGGCCGAAATAAAGGAAAAGCCCTTAGATGATCCCGATTGTTCATTCATCAACTTACGCCCATTTTTACGCGACCGCTTGGATCTGTTTTACGACGAAATCCACACCTACGCCGAAGGAAACGCGCTCTACGCCGAAAGGCTGCTGGATGTTTTGGAAGAGAAGAATTGGATTCCAAGAGAGAATGAATGA